The Heyndrickxia acidicola sequence TGCCCTCTCAAATAAATTATGTCATTAATACACGTTTCACAATAGAAAAAGGCTATTTAGTTGAAAGTAAGAGAGGCGGAGGCGGGTATATAAGGATTATGAAGGTAAAACCTCATGATCAGGCTCACCTGATCGAGCATCTGCTTATTTTAATACAGGAACGCATCTCGCAATCCAATGCTGCTGATGTTGTTTTTCGCCTTGTAGAAGAGGATGTCATTTCAGAACGGGAGGCTAAGATTATGTTAAGCGTAATGGATCGTTCCGTTTTATATATTAATCTCCCGGAAAGAGATGAATTAAGAGCAAGAATGTTAAAGGCCATGTTAATTTCACTAAAGTACAAATA is a genomic window containing:
- a CDS encoding CtsR family transcriptional regulator; this translates as MRNISDIIENYLKRVLELNDSELIEIKRSEIADKFQCVPSQINYVINTRFTIEKGYLVESKRGGGGYIRIMKVKPHDQAHLIEHLLILIQERISQSNAADVVFRLVEEDVISEREAKIMLSVMDRSVLYINLPERDELRARMLKAMLISLKYK